The Salegentibacter sp. Hel_I_6 region ATGGTTTTGTATTCCATCATACAGCTCTGATGCCCTAAAGCCTGGGCCAAGTAACTTTTGCCAACCCCAGACGCCCCGGTAAGGATTATATTTTCTTTTCTGGTGATAAAATCCAGTGTCCCCAGCCGGGTAAACATGTTCTTGTCAAGGTTTCGTTGCTGGGTGTAATTCACATCGGCCAGGTTCGCCTCTTGTTTAAAGCCGGCCTGTTTTAAGAGCCGCTCTATCTTCCGGTTCTGCCGGTCTTCCCATTGGTGATCGATCAGCAGAGCGAGGTATTCATCAGCAGTGATGTTCTCTATACGGTTGTCCTTTATGTGCTGTTGGTGCAACTGGGCCATAGCCCCCAAGCGCATTTGTTTTAGTTTTTCAATAGTCTGATTGTTATTCATATTCATTGGATTTAAAGGGTTTATTATTGATATGCAGAAGCACCCCGCAAGTTATCGTGCTTGGGGATGTGTGGTTTATCTTCTTCGAGGTCCTGGTAAAACAGGGAGCTTTTGTCCAGATTGTTTTTCAGGATATTTTTGATGCGCAGGTAAGTAACCGCATCTGCCTGCAAAGCTCTTTTACAGGCATCATCCAATCGCTGGGAGCCATAGGATTTATGGAGCTGGATGACCCCCATAGCTCGTTTGTATCCTATTTCAGGATAGTCCACCGCGGTGATTATTTTCTCGATACAGCCCAGCACATGCTTGCCATGTATGGCCGCTTTCTTTTTAAAAAATTCCGGGCTCCAATCGCTATAGTATTTATGGGTACTGCTTAAATGTTCTTTGTTGGTATTATAACTTCCTTTTGATGGGTTGCGCTGGTGCAGGGCGATCCGCTGATGATAATAATATACTTCTACCACGGAACTGGTATAATGGATGGTGGTTTCTTTTCCTATGTAACGATAGGGTGCGCTGTAATAGCTTTTATCCGGGGAGAAGTATACATAGCCTATTTTCTGAACCTTTGCCCTTCGGTAGCCTTTCAGTTCATAGACTGTCTCCGGCAGGGGTTTTAGGTATTCCCGTTCCACGGATTGGAAGAGTTCTCTGCGACTGGCTTCCTTGCGGGAGAACAATAGGTTATTGTACCGTTCTAGCAAGCGTTTTATCTCCCGGTTAAGGTCTTCCAATGAGAAGAAGCTCATCTCACGCAAGGGGTAATAGATCCGCTGGTAGGCAAGGTTTACGGCATTCTCCACCAAAGCTTTGTCCTGCGGGGCATAGCCCCGGGCAGGATTGATCACACAGTTGTAATGCCGTGCGAAGTCTTTAAAGCTCCGATTGATATCGGCCTCATACCTGCTGGCACGGGTAACTGCTGATTTTAGGTTGTCGGAGACAATGGCTTTGGGAACGCCTCCATAATAGCGCAGGGCATTGCAGCAACAGGTAATCAGGTCCTCTCGTTTCTGGCTTTTACAGGCTTCCACGTAGGTGTATTGGCTGTTGGGCAGGATGGCCACAAATACTTCTACCGGGATCAATTCTCCAGTTTCCTTATCAATAATGTGGAGTTTTTTGCCGGCATAATCTATAAACATTTCCTTTCCAGGATCGTGTTCAAGTTTCATCGAACCTTTGACCTTGGCATATTTGCGTCGGTAGTGTTCCATAAACTGGGTATAGCCATAAGGATCTTTGGCCTGCGCTACATATTCCTGATAATGGTATAAAAAGGTAAATCCTGGATGATTCCGGGCTTTATTGACCCCCTCAAAGTATAACATCAGCTCCTCATAGCGAGGGTTGTCAATAGTAGTGTGGGAAGGAAAAAGCTTTTCTAAGCCAGCATTATCAAGGGCCAATAATTCCTTAAGGGAAGAACCGCTGGCCTTGAACAGCCGCATATAAGTGTTTACCGTATTGCGGGAGATCCCAAGGGTGGCACCTATTTTACGGTTGCTAAATCCATCGAGATGTAAGGAAATAATTTGTTTTAAGTCCATTGGATCAAGTGTATTGGCCATATCGCTTGTTTTTAAGCGACAAGGTATTATTTACTTGATCTTTCAAAGTGGCACAAATCGAACCGATATAGGCTTAACTTAAAACCAAAAGTGGCACAATTTGAACCGAAATCACTGGCACTAACCGACCGAAATCACTGGCACAAATCGATCCGAAATATCCAAAGAGCTTGTTCGGGCATTCCAAAGCTTGTTTAAAACGGGATTTGGTAAGAAGGCGTTGGGACATAATTATGAGGCAATTGTTTTAATAAAAACTTCCTGCCTCACGCTATCAGCTATACAGTAGCAGTCCAGATAGTCC contains the following coding sequences:
- the istA gene encoding IS21 family transposase produces the protein MANTLDPMDLKQIISLHLDGFSNRKIGATLGISRNTVNTYMRLFKASGSSLKELLALDNAGLEKLFPSHTTIDNPRYEELMLYFEGVNKARNHPGFTFLYHYQEYVAQAKDPYGYTQFMEHYRRKYAKVKGSMKLEHDPGKEMFIDYAGKKLHIIDKETGELIPVEVFVAILPNSQYTYVEACKSQKREDLITCCCNALRYYGGVPKAIVSDNLKSAVTRASRYEADINRSFKDFARHYNCVINPARGYAPQDKALVENAVNLAYQRIYYPLREMSFFSLEDLNREIKRLLERYNNLLFSRKEASRRELFQSVEREYLKPLPETVYELKGYRRAKVQKIGYVYFSPDKSYYSAPYRYIGKETTIHYTSSVVEVYYYHQRIALHQRNPSKGSYNTNKEHLSSTHKYYSDWSPEFFKKKAAIHGKHVLGCIEKIITAVDYPEIGYKRAMGVIQLHKSYGSQRLDDACKRALQADAVTYLRIKNILKNNLDKSSLFYQDLEEDKPHIPKHDNLRGASAYQ
- the istB gene encoding IS21-like element helper ATPase IstB — protein: MNNNQTIEKLKQMRLGAMAQLHQQHIKDNRIENITADEYLALLIDHQWEDRQNRKIERLLKQAGFKQEANLADVNYTQQRNLDKNMFTRLGTLDFITRKENIILTGASGVGKSYLAQALGHQSCMMEYKTIYTNTARLFKKLKLSKVDGTYLKELGKLFKADLLILDDFGLQSFDNHARETLMDIIDDRYHKASTIISSQIPVSAWYDIIGEGTIADAILDRIVNSSHRIDLKGESLRKGALKNE